One stretch of Callospermophilus lateralis isolate mCalLat2 chromosome 11, mCalLat2.hap1, whole genome shotgun sequence DNA includes these proteins:
- the LOC143642298 gene encoding uncharacterized protein LOC143642298 isoform X2 codes for MCNSCCGSCCSGQGCGCCQPRCCQTTCCRTTCCRPSCCVSSCCSPCCGGSSGSSCCHPTCLQTTCCRTTCCRPSCCQTTCCRTTCCRPSNCGSSCCRPCCGGGSSGCGSSGCGSCCCRPTCCRPSCCVSTCCHPSCCVTTCCRPSCCSSSCCRPCCVSSCCRPSCSGGSSCCGSSCCRPSCSGESSCCRPCCCISSCCRPSCDSCCCQTCCRLRPVCGNVSCHTTCYRPTCVISTCPRPMCCAIPDC; via the exons ATGTGCAACTCCTGTTGTGGCTCCTGCTGCTCTGGCCAGGGCTGTGGCTGCTGCCAGCCCAGGTGCTGCCAGACCACCTGCTGCAGGACCACCTGCTGCCGCCCCAGCTGCTGTGTCTCCAGCTGCTGCAGCCCCTGCTGTGGTGGTTCCAGTGGCTCCAGCTGCtgccaccccacctgcctccagaccACATGCTGCAGGACCACCTGCTGCCGCCCCAGCTGCTG ccagaccACATGCTGCAGGACCACCTGCTGCCGCCCCAGCAACTGTGGCTCCAGCTGCTGCCGCCCCTGCTGTGGTGGGGGCTCCAGTGGCTGTGGCTCCAGTGGCTGTGGCTCTTGCTGTTGTCGTCCCACCTGCTGCCGCCCCAGCTGCTGTGTGTCCACCTGCTGCCACCCCAGCTGCTGTGT GACCACCTGCTGCCGCCCCAGCTGCTGTAGCTCCAGCTGCTGCAGACCCTGCTGTGTGTCCAGCTGCTGCCGCCCCTCTTGCTCTGGTGGGTCCAGCTGCTGTGGCTCCAGCTGCTGCCGCCCCTCTTGCTCTGGTGAGTCCAGCTGCTGCCGCCCCTGCTGCTGCATCTCCAGCTGCTGCCGCCCCTCCTGTGACTCCTGCTGCTGCCAGACCTGCTGCCGCCTGCGTCCAGTCTGTGGCAATGTCTCCTGCCACACCACTTGCTATCGCCCCACCTGTGTCATCTCCACCTGCCCCCGCCCCATGTGCTGTGCCATCCCTGACTGCTGA
- the LOC143642298 gene encoding uncharacterized protein LOC143642298 isoform X1, translating to MCNSCCGSCCSGQGCGCCQPRCCQTTCCRTTCCRPSCCVSSCCSPCCGGSSGSSCCHPTCLQTTCCRTTCCRPSCCQTTCCRTTCCRPSNCGSSCCRPCCGGGSSGCGSSGCGSCCCRPTCCRPSCCVSTCCHPSCCVSSCCRPTCSSGSCC from the exons ATGTGCAACTCCTGTTGTGGCTCCTGCTGCTCTGGCCAGGGCTGTGGCTGCTGCCAGCCCAGGTGCTGCCAGACCACCTGCTGCAGGACCACCTGCTGCCGCCCCAGCTGCTGTGTCTCCAGCTGCTGCAGCCCCTGCTGTGGTGGTTCCAGTGGCTCCAGCTGCtgccaccccacctgcctccagaccACATGCTGCAGGACCACCTGCTGCCGCCCCAGCTGCTG ccagaccACATGCTGCAGGACCACCTGCTGCCGCCCCAGCAACTGTGGCTCCAGCTGCTGCCGCCCCTGCTGTGGTGGGGGCTCCAGTGGCTGTGGCTCCAGTGGCTGTGGCTCTTGCTGTTGTCGTCCCACCTGCTGCCGCCCCAGCTGCTGTGTGTCCACCTGCTGCCACCCCAGCTGCTGTGTGTCCAGCTGCTGCCGCCCAA CCTGCTCTAGTGGATCTTGCTGCTGA